In Garra rufa chromosome 14, GarRuf1.0, whole genome shotgun sequence, the genomic stretch cttgttcttcaggtcacacaaattctttgtttgtttttttttgcatttttgtgtatttgaaccctttccaacaatgactgtatgattttgagatccatcttttcacactgaggacaaccgagggactcacatgcaactattacagaaggctcaaatactcactgatgcttcagaaagaaacacaatgcatttagagctgggggtgaaacattttgaatttgcaGATCATggcaaattttacttattttgtcttctgggaaacatgtaggtatcttctgtagcttctgaagggcagtgtgAAATtaaatatggtatttaggcaaaataagaaaaatgtacacatcttcattttttttaaaaagttttcacccccagctctaaatgcattgtgtttctttttaaagcatcagtgagtgtttgaaccttctgtaatagttgcatatgagtccctcagttgtcctcagtttgaaaagatggatcttaaaatcatacagtcattgttagaaagggttcaaatacacaaaaatgctgaaaaaccaaagaatttgtgggacctgaaaggtgcagtttaactgttcaggacaaacaagggactcatgaacaactatcactaaacaaaaaactgtAGCTAGTAAGAAcacagcatcattaccccagtcttcagtgtcactatgaattttttatgaatctttgatGGGGGGGTGTATTTAGTCTTGATTGATGTATTCAAtgcatcctttaaaaaaaaaaaagaaaaatcactccAAACATTTGGACATATTTTTAACAATAGATTTGTTCTTATAATCAGTAACTTAGAAGTCTATATATTTGTATTGTGCAGTCGTTTCCGATTCAGATGTGTCACATTCAGCTTTTATTGGGTTTAATTCAACCACTGTAATGATTAGTcacatattatttgttttttcttcaATCTCATGTAATTTATCTCAGGTCGGGTTTTTTGAAGATTCTTAAAAAATACGTACGATATAATTAATGGCAATATATTTGGACTACGGTCGATTGTTGTAAAAGTgctctgtaatttttttgttgttgtatttttcctctgataaaatgttgtttgtttgttgacAGAAACCGGGCTGAAAATGCTCTCGCTGTACATCTATGAGCTCTGGAGTGGAGCAGGGTCACCTGACCTCCTGCTGACCCATGCCAGACTGCTGTGCAACAGGACAGGCATCAAAAAGCCAAAGTCTCACATCATGCACATGTGTAAAGACATTCTGTCTGCGGTTGACTCCTGACATGCTGTTGTCTATGAGATTGCATTTTGCAAATTAGGAATAAAAAATTTGAGTGCatctttttgtaattttatagttgttttaaaataaaaaaagatgatcAAACAGGTCTTTGTGGTTGTGTGAATGATTTTGACAAATTTACTTAGTACGATGACTGTATTTATGAAAATGTAATCATATTCACTTTTTTCTTTAATGCAGaaataagcctatgggtgagactttagtTTCATTAGCTGTTTGAGCAAAATAAGGCCTAAATGGCTTCTGTGCTGTTAGGGTGTAGGGCAACATGAAAtaaatggctgacaccagaacatatgaTGCATGAGTTTACTTAGATTTAAGAAGTTTAGAGTTTTCTTATAGGATGTATAGGCTTTGGGTACACTAGATCATGACCATAATATTAAATGACCATGTTATAACTGTCCAAatgcaaaaacttttttttttttttttgataattactgatataaagagtccagagaattgtactgcagtggttCTATTGATTTTAAGTTAAAAACCTAGGACTGGTTCACAAAAgtagttgtttttttaatatcaAATATTTAAAGAACAGTTGGATTGACGTTAGTGTTCCAaaaggcaaagttgttcagaatgagaggatctatcatatgatatgaagatctagtgtttgtgtgaatatatgagcatttttaGCAATTTGAGGCCATTTGCCATAGAAATTGTGTTTTTGgagcctttttaactgttatagcaccacctatGGTCCAATTTCCATTAAACTTTGCATGCTCGTTAAGTGTCATCTGACACATGTTTTCAAGAAGTtttataaagttttgagttttcatttaggttTTATATGCTTTTGGGTATACTTGGCCatgggcctttttttttttttttaattaacccagttatagccaaccaaaagacaaaattcaacactttttttgataattattaatctagagagtccagagaactgcactgcagtggtttgatcgggATTGAGCGAAaaatctaggactagtttgcaaaagtaggtttttaacttattagtgaataattaatgaacgatttgattgacagcaatggttcttgaggcaaagttgctcggtatgaggagatctatcaattGATACGCATAtcgtgtggatgtgtgaaacaccacaAGATTACAGAGGCAAAAAAAAACTTGTTAGTGctaactagtggccgatttctttcaaaattcttacagaggTTTAGGGCCATAAGTTGAACATGccatcttatagcgccaccaagtggcagagctgcacatttttttttaaccaaagatTGAGTTCTTACACATGTAtaccaagtttggtgaagatatctcattccgttcaaaagttagccattttagtaaaagtgtcCCTGCCGTTTGAACGTTTTGGCACCCCTTTGCGACCGCGAGTTCaaagttcaaagtttttttttttgttgataatTATTAATCTTCACAGTCCAGGGaacatttctgcactggtttgcttCCGGTTGGGCGAAAAAAAacggactagttcgcaaaagtaggttttgaatTTACTTCAAAATGGCGTAAATATTACCATAAATAAACCAACACACTACTCATGATTTCGTGATTTAATGGCAGTTACTCAGCAGTCTACAGTAATTCTACAGTGTCTGTTGTCACACAAATTAAGTATTGAACAGATGATTCTGGGTTTTTAATTTCTTCTTGAAGTTGCTTCTTATATGTATCTTTTCTGAGGAGATCCATAGCCTCTCATCAATGGCAACCCAGATTTTTTGACACGAGGACCCCTACATAAACAAATGAACAAGAATATCCACTGTGTAAAatatctattgtttttttttcttaagctTTAATGTCTACAGCCTTTCTAATTTATTAACAGAGTACTGTGATCTTTATATATTGAACATACATagctgattatttaaaaaaaaaaacagaggaatAAATCAAATTTGAAATGGACAagcaaaatgtataaatatatatatattataaatagaaAAGATAacacacatttaaaataaatattaaaaaacagcTTTTTCACGCTTACCTTGGAAGTTGCCTCGTGTGTGATATAAGTGACAAAATTAAGAAGAAAAAGCCGATAAATGCAGCTAGAATGATCCAGAATATTATGACAACTGaatctaaaataattataattaaaaaaatacagttagACATTACACCAGCTGAACTGTGATGAAAAAAAGAGAAtgttataaaatgttataaatagcTCACATCTGTTGTACTTCAGTGTACTGGCATTCACGAAGACTGGATCTATGTAATCGTAGTAATACTCATAATCCCACACATATTCTGATGACTTTGTGGAATTTTTCATGGTCTTTCGATTCTGTGATAGTGTCAATGTGAAACCGCAGTAAAGCTTGGCTGATTTTAAACCCTTAATCCCACCCATGAGAATCAAGGTTTTAAAAACAGTGGAGCCACATCCCCTTTTAAAATATTTAGGAAATTTCTGATGTAAACTGTTCTCTAACAGGTGTCTTTCTCTTTAATTTCAGGTTTAGTCCATTCAAAAATCTAAACATTATGTAATTAATAATTGCTTTGAGCCAATCATCTGAGCAGTAAATACCAGAGTGATTAATATGCTCTGAAAGACAGCAGACAAGCAagtatacataaataataattaaaatgaataaattaacacaaaaacaaacaacacatgTTTGACACAAGCAATTCAACCTAATTGAAAACACAACGGTAAATAGCATTTCATGTAACGCAGTGTCtagaactaattaaaaaaaactgtaaatgagTTTTGCTTTTATTATGTTTATGCTCGATGCCTATgtgtttaaaaatgatcaaagATTGATTTACGATCACAACTTTTAGTGATGATAAAATAAGACGTCTCTGAACAACCCTATAAATGATGTCATATATGAAATTGACCAATAGTAAGAGAGATGCATGAATGATCCCGCCTCCGGTGCGCGGTTCATCCAATCACAGTGGACGGTGTATGTTTGAAACTGCCTGCGTCAGATCACATTACATGGACTTCATTGCTTACAGCTGTGTACATTGTCGAAGTTTCGTTTTCAGCCGAGAAGATACAAGTCGCCACTTTCTAAATTAAAACTTTTGATCCAGTATTAAAAAGTCGGACGGAGGATAAAATAGCCGGACATTCGCGTTTCCGACCAATGGAGagcatttaagattttttttaaatgcaaactaATGTGATTATAGAGTCTGGTTTATTTACTGATCCGTTTTAAAGAAGAGTTTTACGCTATGGCGGATGGAGCTTTGAACTTTGGAGCGAATCTAAACGCAAGTTGTTTGACCTCTCGAGCAAAGAAAGTCAACAACAACAGCATTTCAGTACCAGCGAACATGAGGAGAAAGACGCGACAGAGCAACAGAAGAGACATTCATAACAGGGTATGATCAGCATGACACACTCAATCCTGTTATGTTTACTGTAACGTTAGAGCAGGCCAGACAACGTCTCTTCCTGTTTTTATGCTTATCCTCTTGTAGTCAACTTTTCACGCAGCATATTAGCGGATTGTTCATAAACTAAATGCACGTTACACGCCCTGTTTATTGCATTTCATTGCATTTACCAGCATGCGTGTGAAATGTAAACCTGCATAAGATGATTAACTTAGATGTATAAAGTAGTTCATGAAGTTGTATTGTGATTGCAGGTTGTCTTGGAGAAGGTCCTGGGCATCACTGCCTCCAGCAGCAGTGCTTTAACCTGTGACCCCAACACCGGTTTAGTGGCTTATCCTGCAGGGTAACGTTAAGACTATATCTATACTTGTGTTCTGTGTTGAAGTCCGTACTTGAACGAGAAGCTAACTTAAAAAGGAAAATGGCCGTTTACTCACCCTTTGTTGTCCCAAAACATGAGATTTCTTTCTGTAACACAAAAGGAATCTTTGTAAAATACCCTGACagcttttttttactttcagTAAGTGATTGGGGACTTGAGCTGTCAAGTTCAAAACTGACAAATAAGCAAAGTAGTCTTGTGTTATTTGTAGCCTTATGTTGATAAGTCAAAATGAAATCTTCCTTTTGCTGTCAAATGTGGTGATGTCAATTATGGTTCATCATATATGTGGGATTTATAGTTGGCACTTATAACACATTCTTTCAAGTTTGATTTGTTTCGTCTTATGACATCAGAAGACTGAAAAAGTTGTCTGGAGCACTGTTTTGTGCCTTTTTTTGGTAACTTGACCGCTGCAATCTCTGTCTTTCATTATATGGAGAAGCCTGCAGACATATTTCAGAAATTGACCTTTTTTGTTCCACAAAAGAATAGTTATACAGGTTTAGAAACAAGGGAGAGTAAttgacaagattttttttttttttttttttttttgtgaatttttaacCCCACTGTTTAAAGacacaaatttacagatgatgtactcacccccttgtcatccaagatgttcatgtctttctttcttcagtcataagaaaatagttttttgaggaaaacatttcaggatttttctccatataatggacttctatggtgcccctgagtttgaacttccgaaatgtagcttcaaatggctctaaacgatcacagccaaggaaagaagggtcttgcaaaacaatcggttattttctcaaaaaaaaaaaaaaaaaaatactgtttactttttaacctcaaatgctcgtcttgtctagaaaataaccaatcgcttcgctagataagaaccttttcttcctcggctggatcatttagagcctttgaagctgcatttaaactgcattttggaagttcaaactcgggggcaccatagaagtccattaaatggagagaaatcctgaaatgttttcctcaaaaaacataatttctttatgactgaagaaaaagacaggaacatcttggatgacaacggggtgagtacattatctgtaaatttttgttctgaaagtgaactactcatttaaaagtttagggtcagcaATGTTTCTTTTTCATTAATAATCTGCAAAGattcattaaattgattaaactaAAGACATTTGCCATGTCGAAACATGTTATTAAATCAAATGCATAAAggcattttataatgttacaaaatatgtaGATTTGAActttacaaaaatgaaaattctgtcattgattacgcaccctcatgttgttcgaaacctgtaagacctttcatcttcagaccacaaattaagatatttttaaagaaatcgctagagaaaaattgttgaataaagtcgttactatttatttatttttttgtggacaagtattctcgtagcttcataaaatgatggtttcacatggactattttgtcgatgttcttgacTGTGgccagagagctcttggatttcatcaaaaatatctgaaatttgtgttctgaggatgaacaaaggtcttacaaatttgtaacagcatgagggtgagtgattaacGAGAGAATTtaactttttgggtgaactaatcctttaaagaatCATGAATGtcttacagtttccattaaaatattaagcagcactgttttcagCATTAAGAATAAACGTTTCTTAATTACTAAAGCAgctaatattagaatgattaacaTAGGAAATggccattttaaattgtaataatattttgcaatagtTCTCTTTTATCTGCATTTTGATCAAATAGTtgagcataaaatactttttttttttacttaaacatCTTTTTTTAACAGTATTCAAACATACTGATGTGTTTTGTGAGTTATTACATAATGTATAATCTAAACTAATGTGGTCATGTTGTATGTTTCAGTTGTGTAATTGTCATCCTGAGCCCAAAGAAGAACAAGCAGACTCACATATTTAATACATCCAGGTAAACAACATGCTTATCTGTAATTCCACAGCTTAATGTTGAACTTTGTAACCGAACTGAGTCTAAATCATGTGTTTGTTGCCCAGGAAAACCTTCAGTGCCTTGGCTTTCTCGCAGAATGGAAAATATTTAGTCACTGGTGAGGTAAGTGCTCTGAGATGTTTTATGAGGGCCAAAAGAATGACGACTGTGTTAAATGCCCTTCTCTGCAGCGTTTGAAAGGGACAGGAGGCAGTCTATCATTGATTCGCATGGTTATTACGTGTATGTGGTAGAGGAGTAAATGACTGGGCTGCTCGGACATCTGTGCTGTGCGTTCCGACACATTCCAGCTCCCTGGTTACCATGGTGAGGCCAGTGTCTGTCCCAACAGAGAATCGTTGTAGCGACAGATGATTACAAATGCAGTGCAATGCCTGCTTTGCTTTTTTTAGGCATCTGACTAATAATAATGCAGGTTGCGCAGGGGAGTTGGTAAaatgggtatttaaaaaaaaaacagatcaccCAAAAATATACTATATGTACTTTGCTCATAGAAATAATAATCTCAAATGGGTTTGGGAAAGCATGAAGGTAATGGCAGAGTTTTCATTTGTGTAAGCTTTTGCTGTGACACTTTAGGTTTAAGTACAATCTGAAGATTCTTATGCTGTCTGCATATCACTGCAGCTGCTTTTAGATGAGTATTAGTCACCATTTAAACTCGTGAAAGCCACATGTTGTCCTACATTCACACACAGCAATATTTATTAGTGGCTGTTTTTTCCACTCATGCCTTTTCTCTTCATTGAACACCAAaagtaaatgaaaacaaaatctgGCATGTTATGGAATATTACTAGTACTACACACCATTTCTAATGTGTGTATGCATAATCTTTTCGAATTACCTACAACCtttgtctaaattaaaataaggTATTTATTTGAAGCTACAGTATGCCAcaatttcagcaaccattttagtatatcttctcaagggacaatactatagaaatgaaacttggaaatattttagagtagtcaatgtgcagcttgtataacaGTATAGatgtactgtcctctgaaaataccTCGACATACAGCCAATATTGTCAAAATTAGTTGACTACAAAAGAGAGTACACTCAAAGTGATCTGGTCCAATGtttcaatatattgtgttagcaccattgttatctggcactgccttaatcattctgggcatggaattgactaGAGCTgtgcaggttgttgctgggatcctcttccactcttcaccgagctgctggatgttagacacatggtgcttctccaccttacacttgaggatgccctacaggtgcttaatagggttcaggtctggagacatacttggccaccatcaccttcagcttccttgGCAagacagttgtcatcttggtggtgtgtttgggatggTTATCATGTTGCAAAACTGCCATTCGACCAAGTTTCTGGAgtgaaggcatcatgttctgcttcagaatgtacagtacataatggaatccatgttttcctcaatgaaccgcagctccccagaaccagcagaactcatgcagccccagaccatgatgctaccaccatcatgcttgactgtaggcaagacagagttttcttggtactcctcaccagggcatcaccacacatgctggacaccatctgagccaaacaagtttatcttagtctcatcagaccacaggacatggttccagtagttcacgctcttggacaggttgtcttcagcaaactgtttgcaagcttttttgtgagccagcttcagatgatgacgcctatgcaaatcgacttgttgcagtgtgcggcgtatggtctgaacactgacaagctgaccttctacttctgcaacctttaagccaggttctgcacctgacgcacaggaCGAGTGCTCAACTTCCTTGCCCGtttttgtggagagcaacatttctaattctcaaatcctcagagttctatgccatgttgaacatccagtggtcagtatgagagaattgtacctgaggcaatgacttttttttttttaaactgtataaCAAGTTTAGAGTGTAGCGAGACTGAGAAGTGGGACAGCACTAAAGAGTTTTAAGTGTGTTTTTCTTGTTTCATTTGAATATTCGCAGATAAATGGATAGTGTAGTTTTTCCCTGCAAATTCTGCTGtcaaacgattttttttttccatgtgaccctggaccacaaaatcagcccTAAgtggcactggtatatttgtagcaatagccaaaaagacattaggcgtttctcaatgtcaaggaaggaTCCTCGGAAGCCAGAATTTCGAGGATGCTACGTCATCGACATCCGTCGAAGGACTGTTCCAATGTCGAGGATCCTCGGAATTTCAACCAAGGACTGCGTCCTTCATGCGAAAAATATCCCATACACAGGAAAGGATGCATAAGGCCCTGATCACACCGAAcgtgtcttttagttctaaaaacgcgaggcgcacagcactgccttgtttggtgacttttaatgaaagagcagtgtgctgcgttttttttatgttgctaagcaacgaccaaaactgctgtcctgtcagtcaaatcaaaggattatagcgcgagccctctaaaatcttagtttttttctgttaagtaaactgtcattttagcagaaaccctaaataatacagctccgggttacccacgatagacaccaaaggtttctcctccttttctgcagtctccggactttttaa encodes the following:
- the mrap gene encoding melanocortin-2 receptor accessory protein → MKNSTKSSEYVWDYEYYYDYIDPVFVNASTLKYNRYSVVIIFWIILAAFIGFFFLILSLISHTRQLPRGPRVKKSGLPLMRGYGSPQKRYI